The Brassica oleracea var. oleracea cultivar TO1000 chromosome C7, BOL, whole genome shotgun sequence sequence ATTTGAATATTGCGTCCAAAATCTAGTGGCACACAAAGAATGAAACTAGTGCGGGACACATTGTTCACCTTCTTTATGTTTCACTTCTTATTTCGATTTTACGCAAATTGAGCAACCAAGGAAATCTCATTTCTTTTGTCGATTGTAAGATTAAAAAACGCTAATCGCTCTCAAGTGATCCAACAGTGCCTGGCGTTTATATTGTCTAGATGACTCCTATAAACCTATAAAAGTTATAGATAAAATGATATTTCCAACGTTTTAATGATAGATTAAGTTTTTGAACGTTTTGGCATATACCACATTTTAGAAAACCTTTTCCTTTAAAGATTCCAAGTTGGCCACCCAATATGATAGTAAAAGCGACTTTACTATCATTTCCAACGTTAGTAGTGAACTAATTAACCAAGAAATGCATTATGATAGTGACATATATATAATCAGTGCTTCATGTCTACCGCCATGTTTATAACCCATGCTTTCCACTGCCAAGTGTGACTTCAACTAGATATTTATGGTTCGAGTTTAACAATTAATCAAAAGACAACTGTAACTTTATTTCCTTGTCGATGAACTTAAATTATTCCACTTCTTCAAGCTTTCAAAGCCAATGTCTCACTTTTCTTGTGAATCCCAAAACCCACTTGTGTACCATCCAAGCATTCAGCAACTTTACAATTTGCATGCCCTTCCAATTTCACTCTTGTATTGTTATTAATAAAGCTTGAAATGTAATTCCAGAGCCGTTACGACATTAGCAAAATGATTTCTTTGGAGCATTTAGGCCTGGGCGTTCGGATCGGGTTTTTCGGGTTTTCGCTCATAGATCCCATACTAAAATTTTATTAGAACGGGTCGGGTTCGGATAATAACACTTCGAGTTCGGTTCAAAATTTTATTGCGTCCTAAAACCCATAAAGTAATCATATATCGTACGAATTCGAGTTATATTGGTTCGGTTCGGATATAACCGAAGTGAAAAACAATTTTTTTGAAGCAAAACATAAATAAAAACATCTAAATTAAATAAATTTTTTTCTATCACACATAAATTTTATATTAAATAACAATAAAATGTTAAATCAAGCATGAAAACAAACATCATTTGTAAAAAATATGTATTGCCTTATAGAGAATAGACTTTTTATTTCAATGAGAAAATTATAAAATACTTATTTATAACTAATCGTGTACTTAAAGCATTTATTAAAATTTTAATATATATTATTATATATCATATTACCACAAATATTGAATTTAATAATTGAAATACTTATATATATTTCAAAATATTTATATAGACTATTAATTTCGGATTTTTCGGGTTACTCGTTCGGGTTCGGTTAATAACACTTCGAGTTCGGATATTTTTTGTACCACCCTACAAGATCCGTTCGGGTATTTTTATATTTCGGGTCGGATAACGGATCGGATTTTTCAGTTCGGGTTCGGTTCGGATCTCGGGTTCCGGATTTTATGCCCAGGCCTAGGAGCATTAATATAATTGTTAATTATCTTGTCATTGACTTACTTGATCGGTACAACTTTGTGGGGACTTTGAGAATTCAACCATTCACTAGAGTGTCATCAAGTGCAAATTGCATAACTTCTTGATTCCATTGATTTCAAGTATTTCCATCTAAAACTAATATATTTAGGCTTCTCCATATTCACCATATACAGTAGCCACATAGCCAATAACAACGCATTAATTTAAACTAAATGCTAATTTAAGTTTCCGCCTTTGAATAATCAAAAGCTATATAAAATCTCATAGTTATGTAAATACATTTTTTGGAACACTATTATGTAAAGACATTGAAACTTATATTTACTTATATATACACAAGTATACATCTTTTCAAAAGAATTTAAAACATCAAACGACGTTACAGTTACAATGCTAAATAATACTGTCGAATAGAAAAGGAAAAAAAAGGAAAGTGGAACTTGAAAGTGTGAGTGTGAGTATGAGTATGAGTGAGTGCTTATAATATATGTCATGTCATATCATGTCTTCAGTGTACGAAAACCAAACTCCACTTTACTCAGAACTATACATTCACTAAACAAGCTGAGCACAACATATCCAACAAATCATATGAGTTGCAGGTTTCCATAAGTGGCAAAAGGCTCATCAGCCATCAGTCATCACCCATTGCTTTTCATCTTGTCCTACTAGTAGTGATTATATATCACTTAACCAGCCCTAAGAATTTGGAGACATTAGACTGTTTAGTAAAAATTTCAAAAGTTTAGGGGTCTAAATTTTTTGTTTACAAATTCAAGGGTTTTTTTTACATATAAAATTCTTAAAAAATTTTGGGAGTCTGAGACGAATGTTTTATTAGGCTTGGCCCAGGACCGGCCATGACTCCTTCACGACCACTGAACCTCACATCATCCATCAAAGTGTACACCGACAATATATTATCACTATATACTGCTTTTTTGTTAAGGGGTTAATATTTTCCATATATAAAAGCTCAATCTATTAATAGTTGTTCGGAGTAATTAATACATACCCTGCGGTATTAATTGATGCTTTTCATATATTTCAAAGTACTGTTTCTGAACTAATGATAGTAATTATTCAATTTTTTTAATGTCTAGAAGTTCTGGATTCCAAGGTTTGTATATTCTATACGGTGAGGCTCATACCATTTTAAATTAACTTTTTTTGGAAGAGCAGATCCTCCCAATGGAAACTGAACCTATGAGCTATGACCCCCTTTGGATTCCTACTAGGTAATTCCTGAGTTTTATCCACTAGTTAACTCATGTTTAGTTTCGATTATTCATATTGGATGATACATATATCTCTTTATATATGTATATGTTTTCTGATACATATATCTCTCTCTATATATTTCTGATATGTACAAGTTTAATTCTACATAATAGACTTCTCTCCGCGAGTGATCACTGCACTGCTTGACCGAATCTAAAATATTTTTCAACTAATGTAAGAAGTAATTGAATGGCATGTAACAAACTACCAAATTTATTACATCAAAAGACACTTTTTGTCTTTGGAAATATTACATCAAAAGACACTTTTTTTGTCTTTGGAAATACACTAATAAACACATCTTGCTGGTCATACACTTGTTATGTGTTATTTCTCCATACTACCCTCTACCTCAACTCTTGTTACATTATTCCCTATTACATAAACATATCAGGCATTAATTGAGATAATATAAAAAAACTTAACTTTTTTCTCTCTCTTCTTTTTATCTCTTCCTTCTTCTTCTCGAGACATAGACAGATGTTTCCTCTGACTTTTCTGTGAAACTTTCTTCCATTTATTATTTAATTGCCCCATAAAATCAGAAAGCTTAATAGATTTGAGCTGACTTTTACTTTCCTTAAACTTTTTAATTTTTTTAGCTGTCATCTTGTTTGACAAGCATCCCCAATTCTAGTAATGGCTAGAAGATATTTGATTAAAGATTTGATGGTTTTGTTAAGCGATCTTTCTTTTGCTTTCTGAAACATCTTTTTTATTTTATTTTCTTAATTGTGTTGGTCATGGATTTATTGTGGACGGAAACATCATGTATGAGAGCTTCTTGGACGGATGCATTATGAGTGAAGCATCGTAGATGGTTATGTCGAGAGGAGGAGATGGTGGTAGATATAGTGGAGGTAGAAGACGTGAGAGTGAGGGATACAGAGGTTGAGGTGGTGGTGGTTATGGATACATAAGTTGTGGATACGGAGGTGGCGGCCATGGTGGCGGTGGATACTAGAGTGGAAGTTGCGGTGGTTATCATATTGAGGTCGATACAGTGGTGGTGGTTAGCCGAGAGGAGGAGAAAGTGGAACTTATGAGGATGGAGGATGTGAAGCAGAATTTATGGTAGAAAAAGAAAGAAAGAAAAAACTAATAAAAATAACAAAGTCTCGTCCTTTTCTAACCACGAATAAGTGATTTGTTTTAAATCATGTGAATGACAAATATGACAAAAGAACACCTCGGTTACATGAATTGTGTCTAGCAAGCATGTGCCTAATTGTGTAATGAAAAAGATAAAAATGTGTGTACTTACTCATTTTTTTTTGGGTCGAAGTCCAAATTCAGACTTGTCATGTAGCTGTGATTTTGTTTTAAAGGCAGCTCGAACTTCAAGAAAAGTGTTTTAGATATATGTATTTGCTGTGATTCTTTTTGTTTGTATATGTTGTGATTTTTGAGTTCAAACTTCAGCCAAAGTACTCGCACTAACCACTGTCAAAATACTCATCCTTGATGAGACAATCGATCGAACACTTTGAAAACAAGAAACAGATAAAACAATAATAATAACTATGTCCAACTAATGAAACATAGTAATTACTTCAAGGTGTATTCCATTATACTTGACTATATAGTCAAATTCGTAATTAAATCTTAGCTTGGAAAAAAAACACTCAAATATTGTGGATTCAACGTGGCTCCTACGAAGATTATATCTGTTCACAGATTCTCCTCCAAGAACAGCGCCATGGTGTATTTTGTTGTTAGACCCTTTTTGGGATAGCTCTACATATGTATTTTGGTAACGGAATATATTGAATGATAGATAGTGTGGCACATACAGTAAATCGAACAGTTTCATAGTCCCACATTCATATTACATGATATTTCTGAAACAGCAATATTATATTAGTCCTGACTCCTGAATCTTATTTATACTATTCTGAACAGTTCTATATTGTGAGTTTTGTATAATTATCTAAATTTTCACTACAAAATTATTAATTTGCGTTTAATTTGTCCGTCAGTATTCAGAAAGAATATATAAACAAAACTAGAATAAATTGTGGATGTGCATGTGTGCATCATGTACATGTAGCACTTGAGCCAGCTATAATGCTAGACCCCTAATTGAAAAAATCGCAAAAATAATTGGGCCTAGTAGTTTGGGCTCCATATACATGGGCCGAAGATTATCTGATTATTCCGCCTCCCACTGACACAAAACGTTTTCAAAACGGAAAGGAAGTGAGATATTTTCCAGCGGCGAAGAAACCATGGCGGGAATCGATACGCAGAAGCAGCTTCTCTCTCTGATCCGCGACTTCACCTCTGAAAGATCTCGTGGAGGTAAGATCATCTTCATGCTTTCTCTAGCTTTTGTTTTCCTGGAAAAGGTCTCGAGATTTGGCAGAGAAAGACAACGGCGAAGAATCGGAAGAAATTTTGAAAAAATTATGAGCTGATCTGCGTTCTGATTGAAATGTTGGTGAAATATAGGGTTTGGGTATGATTTTTATATGATAGTTTCTGTAATTAGAAGAAATTATGGTTCTGATTGTTGGTGATTTTCTCGTAAAGAGCAAAGAGTGGTTGGATTGAAGAAGCGGATCGAGTCTCTGCAATCGGAAGTTGAAGCAGCGAACGAAGAAGTTGAACATGCGAAACGAATCAAAGAAGTGGCGGAAGAGGAGCTCAACGGCTACGAAGTTGAATCGTCTTTGAACGATGCTACTATTCAATCTCTTGAGGTTTCTATTTTCTGCTATGTTCAGCTCGATTAACATGTTAACAGGATGTGTTTCTTATCGTTAGTGTACCTTTTTTTCATAGGCAAGGATTGCTCTTCTTCAGGATGAAGTTTCAACTGTTGGCAATGAAGTGGATGCTCTCAAGGTTTTGCTTATATGATCTTTTGTTGAAGATTTAGAGCATTTGGTTTGATTATTGTCTCCGTTTGACATTCTGGATTTTTTTTTTGTGGATGACGAAACAAAGAACAAGGAAGGATTACTTAGGTGATCTCATCTTTCTAACATCTTAATTAGTTGCATGAAGTTAATTTTTTTGTGTTAGTAATTGCTTATTACTTTCCTTGTTATGCAGAGATCAATTTATAAGCCAAATGGTTGAGCTGAACAAGGAAATAAGGTTGTTTTCTATTCTATTACTTTTTCCCTTTATTCTGATGGTACACATCTAAAATTGTTGGCTTGGTAATAGGGTGTTCCAGAGAAAGGTAGCCTCCAGTGTGGGGAATGATGATAGTAAGTAGCCTTTGTTTGCAGTTTACTCTTCTTGTTAAAGTTCTCACTGACAATGGCTTGTGGATATGTTTCCGTAATAGCAGATGTGGAAGTGTTTGAGGATGGTCATGGAGCTGATTCACAAGCTATCAAGGATATGCTATCTGATGTAAATTCTCAACTAGCAAAAGAGGAGGAAGGATACTTAGCAGAGCAGAACATAAAAGAACAGGTAGTGGTTTAGTCTTTGTGTCAGTCTCTTACTTGAAAGTTACATCGCTGCTCTAATACCGTTTGTTAGCTTATCCATTCCCCGTTTTAACTTGTTTTTAAACATTTTACGACGTGAACAAACTCGGTTGAAAACTCTGTTTTTCTATCTGTAGCTGCAGAAAGAGCTTGATGAATATGAGAAGAAGATGTCACTCATGGAGGCCATAACAGACAAAACTAACTCAGTGCATGCTCTCGCTGAATATCCTTATTCTCGGTAGTTAGTGAAGCATGGTTTATAACCTGCACCAACTACTTCTGTTTCTATTGAGACAGTCTACTACTCTGCATCAGCCATTCTTTTGCTAGAATTTTAAGACCAAGCGATAGCTTTTAGTTTTATTCTCATTTGCCATTCATTCAGAAGAATAGTTTCCTTGACGTACAACACGCAGAGTTCTGAGCTGGAACACACATTGGCATCGCTGGGGGAGGAGCTGCAGAAGAGGTGCCGGTGCCAACATTGCCAGGCAGAAAATTTGGAAGTCTTGAGCTTACTTCTCCAAGGAGACCAAGTATGTTGACTCTTACAAACTATTTACCTCTTTTTAAAAACAAATTTCACGAATCGCTATCAAGATACTGTAAATAAAAGCTTTTATACTCGTGTTTATGGTTTGTGGGATTATATGGAGCATTGACATACGGTCTGTGACATATCTAAGTTCAAATATTCTTTATTTACTATCTGTTAGTCTAACCATATAACAGAAACCAATAAACGTTTTCCAGAATCTCAAAGTTAAGACAAGCAGAAGGCATCAATCACATATAGACCTACCTGCTTTCTGTTAGACAGGCTGAAGCAGCCAACTTTATCGATGATACTCTATAAACCCCTTAGTCAGGAAAATGCATCATCATATATAGGTTCTGCCTCTTTTTAGTTGGAATTCTCATCCTGAAAAAATGTGTGTTTAGCTTGTTTGGCTAGCTAGGAATTGTACAATTTTATAGAATGGTGAAGAGATTGGTGGTGATGAGGAAACCATCTCTTATTTAGCTGTGTAGTGTTTGTTAACATGACTAGATTTTGCTGTCAAATTTTCTTGTGAGAGTGAGTAATAAATGTAGACTGAGTTTGTAGTTTCTTATACATAATCTTACATTTTTCTGCAATTTTTCATGTTTACAATATTGGTTTTTGGCAGGATATGGTGTCTTAATTAAAACGATTTACCTGTGGGTTGCTTGAGGGAGGATTGATTTACTCTGGTTCCAAAATGGTAAGACGTCTACTTTCACCTCTGAGGATATAAGTAACAACTTACTATAGAAATTTTACTAAATGCTTGATGATGAAGCAAACACTAGTCCTCTAGTGTCTTCAACACTTATTACGTTTTTCAGTTTTAATATCTTGAAATCTTGATACCGAACCATGGTTTTCTTTACATTAACAGCTAAAAAATTTCATAAGTGAATGCAAGACTTGGAAGAAAAAACTAAGTATACATCTTTGTGGTTTCCCTGCTCTTCATCTTCTTTCTTTTACTTTATCTTCTTTCTGTTTTGGAGAAAAAGCAAAACGGCATCTTTGACAGTCAACAGAGATTTCTTTGGAGACTGACCAATGAGAAGTAAGCTCCTGTAGGACCCTTTGCCAACAAGGACGAGTGGTCTCCACATTCAACTACTTGCCCTTTGTCCAAAACCGCGATCGTGTCGCAGTTCTGGATCGTGCTAAGCATATGCGAGATCACTACGCTCGTCCTCCCGACCATCACTCGCTCGAGTGCGTCCTGGACCATTCGCTCAGACTGGCTGTCCAAAGCGCTCGTGGCTTCATCCAGGAGCAGCACGGACGGGTTCTTCAAAACCGCACGAGCTATAGCAATCCTCTGTTTTTGCCCACCCGATAGCTGTACTCCTCTGTCTCCGCAGTTCGTGTCGTAGCCGTTCGATAGTGATGTGATGAATTCGTGGGCGTTTGCTGCCTTTGCCGCCTCGATGATCTCCGACTCGTCGATGTTTTCAGATGCTCCTCCGTACAGTATGTTCTCTCGGATAGTCCCGGCGAATAAAGCTGGCTCTTGGCTAACCAAAGCTATGTGTTGACGAAGCGACCTCAAATGATAAGACTTCAGATCACGGCCATCGATTCTCACAGAACCCTTTAGCGGGTCGTAGAACCGCTCGATCAAGCTTATTACTGTCGATTTACCTGACCCACTTGGACCTACAATAGCTGTCGACTTTCCCTCCTCTATCTCAATGGAAAAGTACTTGAATATAACCACATTTGGTCTGGTGGGGTAAGCAAAGTCCACGTTGACAAAGCTGATTAGTCCCTTTATCTTTCCCGGAAGATACCCGTTTGGGTCCTCCGGCTCAATGGTTGTACATCGATCTAACACTGCAAACACAGACCCAACTGCATCCGAGCCCTTGGCTAGATCGGTAGTCATGGTCCCAGCGTCTGCAATAGCCCGGCCCGTACTCACAAAGATCAGAAACATCTCAAAGAATGCTTTTGCCTCTATTTTTCCATCTGCTATTAGTCTTCCACCATACCAGTAATTCAAAACCCCAGTGCACGTTAAAAGGCTTCGTGAAGTCCCCAACACAATCCCTGCTAACCACGATTGGCGAACGCTTTCTTTCCGTGGACCGTCTTGGACCCTTTCGAGTAACTTCAAGATCCGCTCTTGTGACGAGAAAGCTATGATGGTACGGATATTGGAGACAGCTTCCGCTGCAAGTTTGCTACTCTCATCTTGAGCTTTAATTGCTCTTTTGGACATGCTTTTGAGCAGAATGCATTGTGTGTAGAAGCATGCAACAACCACTGGCTGCGTCACAATCATCACAATGGCTAATCGCCAAGCGATTACCAAACCAAGTGTGCAAGCTAGGGTCACTCCTGATATGGTTTGTACCAACAATGATACCCGTTCACCAATCAAAGATCTCACCTATGGTATCAAAACACTAGAAAATCAAGAACTGTTCAAAGAAAAAGTTGTTCACTTTAAGTTCATATTAACAAGGCGAAGACATACCAAGTTAGCTTCTTTGGCAAGTCTTGAGCAAACTGCACCACTCGAGTTCTCGTTTTCATCGAACCAATTGACTTCAAAGGTTAATATCTTTGAGAGCATCTTGTCTCGTATACGTTTTGTTAGGTTTTCACCCATGTAAGCAAAACTATAATGTTGAACGATATTAGTCAAGAAAACAAACAGTGCTAGACCAACAAAACCCAACACGTAGATCCTTGTTTTCTCCCTGATCTCCTCATGACTCGTTAAGAAATACAGTGACACCATCGATCCTGAAACATATGCATTTATTGGTTGTACGGCCCCATATAAAGCTGCACTTAAGCAACCATATATTGCATGTTTCCACTCTGGTCTATTCATTCCCATCAATCTCTTAAACGATGGCACAAGTGTCTGGTTATCCTTATGTATCGAACCAGAAAGATTCAAATCAATTGTTGAATTCGTTACCAAGTTAGACCCGCTTTCGACAAAAGAGAGTTTTGAACTATACTTCAAATCTTTGCTCAAAATCGATAATTGACCACCTTGGACCCTTACGCTGATGTTAACATCAGATTCTTCATTCTCCATCTGTTGCAAGCGAACTAGAGAAGTATAGTGACCATCCAAATTCTCCATGAGCTCTTCATGTGATCCAGTTTCTACTATGCGACCATTATGGACTACACAAATAACATCAGCATTACGAATAGTAGAGAGGCGGTGGGCAATAACAATAGTTGTACGACCAAGAGAGGCCTTGTCCAAGGCTTCTTGGACTACTCTTTCTGATTCCGAGTCCAATGCACTTGTTGCCTCGTCTAAAAGGAGAATTTTTGGTGATTTAATTATGGTACGTGCTATTGCGATCCTCTGCTTCTGACCACCTGACATTTGCACTCCTCTTTCTCCAACCTGTTTTGTTTTTTTTAAAAATAAAAAAACAATATACGTCTTGATCCAACTTTAAAAAAAAACATAAGAAGTTTGTACTTAAAACTGGAATCTAACCTGAGTTTTGTAACCATGAGGGAACTGAGAGATGAAAGTATGAGCATTTGAGGCCTTTGCAGCTTCCACTACTTCATCCATGGACGCATCTTCTTTTCCAAACAATATGTTTTCCTTTATCGATGTGGCAAATAGCACTGGCTCTTGGCTAACTAGACCCATTTGCGACCTTAACCACTTCACCTGCAGCTTATTAATGGGCACATCATCTATGAGAACCTCTCCTGCGACCGGGTCATAGAACCTCTGCAAAAGCGATATCACAGTTGATTTTCCCGACCCGCTTCCACCAACCAGGGCCACAGTTTTTCCGGATGGAATTCTCAAACATAAATCGTCAAGGATTAGGGTTTCAGGTCTCGAAGGGTACATGAATTTTACATGGTTAAATTGAACTTGTCCTTTAATATTCTCTAGAATTTGACCTTCCATGTTGTTTGAATCAATATCGGGAACTCTTTTCACCACTTTGGTGACCCTTTCCCCTGCTACAACCGCGTCTGAAAAATATTTGAGATTCAACAAGCCTTGACCAAGTGATCTGAAAGATGTAAGATACCAATTACCAAAACTACAATATGGTTTCTTTTATGTCAAGAAAATTTAAGAACCTTAAACCTAGTTAGT is a genomic window containing:
- the LOC106302256 gene encoding uncharacterized protein LOC106302256 isoform X2 produces the protein MAGIDTQKQLLSLIRDFTSERSRGEQRVVGLKKRIESLQSEVEAANEEVEHAKRIKEVAEEELNGYEVESSLNDATIQSLEARIALLQDEVSTVGNEVDALKNKEGLLRDQFISQMVELNKEIRVFQRKVASSVGNDDNVEVFEDGHGADSQAIKDMLSDVNSQLAKEEEGYLAEQNIKEQLQKELDEYEKKMSLMEAITDKTNSVHALAEQSSELEHTLASLGEELQKRCRCQHCQAENLEVLSLLLQGDQDMVS
- the LOC106302256 gene encoding cTAGE family member 4 isoform X1 codes for the protein MAGIDTQKQLLSLIRDFTSERSRGEQRVVGLKKRIESLQSEVEAANEEVEHAKRIKEVAEEELNGYEVESSLNDATIQSLEARIALLQDEVSTVGNEVDALKNKEGLLRDQFISQMVELNKEIRVFQRKVASSVGNDDTDVEVFEDGHGADSQAIKDMLSDVNSQLAKEEEGYLAEQNIKEQLQKELDEYEKKMSLMEAITDKTNSVHALAEQSSELEHTLASLGEELQKRCRCQHCQAENLEVLSLLLQGDQDMVS
- the LOC106302255 gene encoding ABC transporter B family member 22-like isoform X1; translated protein: MTSWASIRSIFMHADGVDWMLMGLGLIGAVADGLITPIYLLIIGLILNDLGGSSSDRTFMKAISKNALVLLYVAAASWVICFLGERQAARMRERYLKAVLRQDVAYFDLHVTSTSDVITSVSSDSLIVQDVLSEKLPNFLMNATAFFASYVVGFIMLWRLTLVGFPFIVLLFIPGLMYGRTLIGISRKIREEYNEAGSIAEQAISLVRTVYAFGRENKLIAKFSVALQGSVKLGLREGIVKGISLGSNSINYAIWGFMTWYGSRMVMYHGAKGGTIFAVIICITFGGASLGQGLLNLKYFSDAVVAGERVTKVVKRVPDIDSNNMEGQILENIKGQVQFNHVKFMYPSRPETLILDDLCLRIPSGKTVALVGGSGSGKSTVISLLQRFYDPVAGEVLIDDVPINKLQVKWLRSQMGLVSQEPVLFATSIKENILFGKEDASMDEVVEAAKASNAHTFISQFPHGYKTQVGERGVQMSGGQKQRIAIARTIIKSPKILLLDEATSALDSESERVVQEALDKASLGRTTIVIAHRLSTIRNADVICVVHNGRIVETGSHEELMENLDGHYTSLVRLQQMENEESDVNISVRVQGGQLSILSKDLKYSSKLSFVESGSNLVTNSTIDLNLSGSIHKDNQTLVPSFKRLMGMNRPEWKHAIYGCLSAALYGAVQPINAYVSGSMVSLYFLTSHEEIREKTRIYVLGFVGLALFVFLTNIVQHYSFAYMGENLTKRIRDKMLSKILTFEVNWFDENENSSGAVCSRLAKEANLVRSLIGERVSLLVQTISGVTLACTLGLVIAWRLAIVMIVTQPVVVACFYTQCILLKSMSKRAIKAQDESSKLAAEAVSNIRTIIAFSSQERILKLLERVQDGPRKESVRQSWLAGIVLGTSRSLLTCTGVLNYWYGGRLIADGKIEAKAFFEMFLIFVSTGRAIADAGTMTTDLAKGSDAVGSVFAVLDRCTTIEPEDPNGYLPGKIKGLISFVNVDFAYPTRPNVVIFKYFSIEIEEGKSTAIVGPSGSGKSTVISLIERFYDPLKGSVRIDGRDLKSYHLRSLRQHIALVSQEPALFAGTIRENILYGGASENIDESEIIEAAKAANAHEFITSLSNGYDTNCGDRGVQLSGGQKQRIAIARAVLKNPSVLLLDEATSALDSQSERMVQDALERVMVGRTSVVISHMLSTIQNCDTIAVLDKGQVVECGDHSSLLAKGPTGAYFSLVSLQRNLC
- the LOC106302255 gene encoding ABC transporter B family member 22-like isoform X2, giving the protein MTSWASIRSIFMHADGVDWMLMGLGLIGAVADGLITPIYLLIIGLILNDLGGSSSDRTFMKAISKNALVLLYVAAASWVICFLEGYCWTRTGERQAARMRERYLKAVLRQDVAYFDLHVTSTSDVITSVSSDSLIVQDVLSEKLPNFLMNATAFFASYVVGFIMLWRLTLVGFPFIVLLFIPGLMYGRTLIGISRKIREEYNEAGSIAEQAISLVRTVYAFGRENKLIAKFSVALQGSVKLGLREGIVKGISLGSNSINYAIWGFMTWYGSRMVMYHGAKGGTIFAVIICITFGGASLGQGLLNLKYFSDAVVAGERVTKVVKRVPDIDSNNMEGQILENIKGQVQFNHVKFMYPSRPETLILDDLCLRIPSGKTVALVGGSGSGKSTVISLLQRFYDPVAGEVLIDDVPINKLQVKWLRSQMGLVSQEPVLFATSIKENILFGKEDASMDEVVEAAKASNAHTFISQFPHGYKTQVGERGVQMSGGQKQRIAIARTIIKSPKILLLDEATSALDSESERVVQEALDKASLGRTTIVIAHRLSTIRNADVICVVHNGRIVETGSHEELMENLDGHYTSLVRLQQMENEESDVNISVRVQGGQLSILSKDLKYSSKLSFVESGSNLVTNSTIDLNLSGSIHKDNQTLVPSFKRLMGMNRPEWKHAIYGCLSAALYGAVQPINAYVSGSMVSLYFLTSHEEIREKTRIYVLGFVGLALFVFLTNIVQHYSFAYMGENLTKRIRDKMLSKILTFEVNWFDENENSSGAVCSRLAKEANLVRSLIGERVSLLVQTISGVTLACTLGLVIAWRLAIVMIVTQPVVVACFYTQCILLKSMSKRAIKAQDESSKLAAEAVSNIRTIIAFSSQERILKLLERVQDGPRKESVRQSWLAGIVLGTSRSLLTCTGVLNYWYGGRLIADGKIEAKAFFEMFLIFVSTGRAIADAGTMTTDLAKGSDAVGSVFAVLDRCTTIEPEDPNGYLPGKIKGLISFVNVDFAYPTRPNVVIFKYFSIEIEEGKSTAIVGPSGSGKSTVISLIERFYDPLKGSVRIDGRDLKSYHLRSLRQHIALVSQEPALFAGTIRENILYGGASENIDESEIIEAAKAANAHEFITSLSNGYDTNCGDRGVQLSGGQKQRIAIARAVLKNPSVLLLDEATSALDSQSERMVQDALERVMVGRTSVVISHMLSTIQNCDTIAVLDKGQVVECGDHSSLLAKGPTGAYFSLVSLQRNLC